A section of the Acanthopagrus latus isolate v.2019 chromosome 20, fAcaLat1.1, whole genome shotgun sequence genome encodes:
- the vstm4b gene encoding V-set and transmembrane domain-containing protein 4, with protein MKISSVVFALLTRALLGDLCLAVNVTITPSPFTVAQEGQNITLSCVVSQRRRNAALPVVKWTFLPAGTDRPEDELLIARVNMRKARFYGNYTKSFPWPKLKLTVVKQGKIFDLFILNVSEMDRGLYMCRVQEFKKHQDRWKASSNCTAATELRVHVIPATKAKESLWSLFEDVYLCAVLICSVGLLCMCMFTVTVTCQYIQRKQRLKDNYHLVKSPQNSSGETVTSLVSVSPALPKKERRYRKKRSRDYQEEIPPEIPAKAPIGDKTRKPKLLKPQPRKVVLPKIVEENLTYAELDLVRPIPDSKASCSGTVYAQILFGEEQL; from the exons ATTTGTGTTTGGCCGTCAACGTCACCATCACCCCCTCCCCCTTCACGGTGGCCCAGGAGGGTCAAAACATCACACTCTCCTGTGTCGTGTCCCAGCGGCGGCGCAACGCTGCTCTGCCCGTGGTGAAATGGACTTTCCTGCCGGCGGGCACCGACCGGCCGGAGGACGAGCTCCTCATCGCCCGCGTCAACATGAGGAAGGCCCGTTTCTATGGCAACTACACAAAGAGTTTCCCGTGGCCCAAGCTGAAGCTGACCGTGGTGAAGCAGGGGAAGATCTTTGACCTGTTCATCCTCAACGTGTCCGAGATGGACCGGGGTCTCTACATGTGCCGCGTGCAGGAGTTTAAAAAGCACCAGGACCGCTGGAAGGCCTCGTCCAACTGCACCGCTGCTACTGAGCTCAGAG TGCATGTTATACCGGCCACCAAGGCCAAAGAGAGCCTGTGGAGCTTGTTTGAAG atgtgtACCTGTGTGCAGTGCTGATCTGCTCTGTGGGTCTgctgtgcatgtgcatgttcaCGGTGACAGTAACCTGCCAGTACatacagaggaagcagaggttAAAAG ATAATTACCACTTGGTCAAAAGTCCACAGAACAG CTCAGGGGAGACGGTCACCAGCTTGGTCAGCGTGTCTCCGGCTCTGCctaagaaggagaggaggtacaggaagaagagaagcagagactACCAGGAGGAGATACCACCAGAGATACCAGCAAAAG CTCCCATCGGAGACAAAACACGGAAACCCAAACTTTTAAAACCACAACCAAGGAAAGTAGTGTTG CCGAAGATAGTGGAGGAGAATCTGACCTACGCGGAGCTGGATCTGGTGAGGCCGATCCCGGACAGCAAGGCGTCGTGTAGCGGCACCGTGTACGCTCAGATACTGTTTGGGGAGGAGCAGCTATGA